In Companilactobacillus allii, one genomic interval encodes:
- a CDS encoding GH25 family lysozyme: protein MTEYFADISSYQRSDLGFFQDFINSGVSSVFIKTTQGSATGTNYVNPKSKEQAKNALSAGMNVGFYHYFLATSIADAINEAQFFEQSVVNLGFVKDTPLCVDVEDSSLNKNQVAGYVDTFINYLAENGYTNIIQYSMGSWFWNGYLNASKHPTWVANYGVNAVGVSGDVIGWQYTSTWGGGSQDMSYDCGIFNKKAETKPQDTPVKPVKSKVEDVIKLNEDTHGVDNLGVGRPTLYKKNSVWKSSSIVMIKGQPHYKIATNIYVPISKTTFNDVVIVKYIDDKLTPIFDKKGNRVSNDDVISGKAFKYSSIDTINGISMAKIATNEYLPMQYTSGSDFK from the coding sequence ATGACCGAATATTTTGCGGATATTTCAAGTTATCAACGTTCAGATTTGGGATTCTTTCAAGATTTCATCAATTCTGGAGTTTCCAGTGTATTTATTAAAACAACGCAAGGAAGTGCAACTGGAACAAATTACGTTAATCCTAAATCAAAAGAGCAGGCTAAAAATGCTTTATCTGCTGGCATGAATGTAGGATTCTATCATTACTTTTTGGCAACAAGTATTGCCGATGCAATTAATGAGGCTCAATTCTTTGAACAATCAGTTGTTAATTTGGGATTCGTTAAGGATACACCACTTTGCGTTGACGTTGAAGATTCTTCGTTAAATAAGAACCAGGTTGCAGGTTATGTAGATACATTTATCAATTATTTGGCAGAAAATGGATATACTAATATTATCCAATATTCAATGGGATCCTGGTTTTGGAACGGGTATTTGAACGCTTCAAAACATCCAACTTGGGTAGCAAATTACGGTGTTAATGCTGTCGGAGTATCTGGTGATGTAATAGGATGGCAGTATACTTCAACTTGGGGTGGAGGTAGTCAAGATATGAGCTACGATTGTGGTATCTTCAACAAGAAAGCTGAAACGAAGCCTCAGGACACGCCTGTGAAACCTGTTAAATCAAAAGTTGAAGATGTAATCAAGCTAAATGAAGATACTCACGGTGTTGACAACTTAGGTGTTGGACGTCCAACATTATATAAGAAGAATTCCGTTTGGAAGTCTTCTTCGATAGTTATGATCAAAGGGCAACCACATTATAAAATTGCTACGAACATCTATGTACCAATTAGCAAGACAACATTTAATGATGTGGTAATTGTTAAATATATCGATGATAAGCTAACTCCGATATTTGATAAAAAAGGTAATCGGGTATCAAACGACGACGTAATAAGTGGTAAAGCATTTAAATATTCATCAATTGATACTATCAATGGTATTTCGATGGCTAAAATAGCAACTAATGAATATTTGCCTATGCAGTATACGTCCGGATCGGATTTCAAATAA
- a CDS encoding prophage endopeptidase tail family protein — MLTIYDLRNKAAPLINYGEIKLNEKVNAVAQLDTTVYDFDENDVGFQMIQERSILELSDNGQQYRILNRSEDSLGIVKEKNITAYHVLHDLNDRVIHKPATSKVSNTEETSTGNAIGTINTMEDGGAPIYSAPVAGKILSTRLSNGSDWKIDKQVVVNSTKWYRVATNEWINEKYISFDKDGDVKPENPTITKVLGRGTIKVTASDDSNTINNGEATPTGNAIGTINTMEDGGAPTYSAPGGSNIVSHLSNGTMWKINLVKSIDNVNWYSVGTNQWVSDKYLTFDKDSDVKPEEHEVTVVLGKGTIKLPEKSSKDDDDKKSSELYDAPFSPQHKLGRQLPNKTTWKITAEVSSGAQGKSWYRVGVNQWVTQEVFDFSSASDVKPQKIDDSAKSVQVFDSPVSPQKMTGQELENGTQWRINGSVSDGAGGKSWYRVSTNGWVEQTNFDFSDKYDVQPEEIKDDSSDEKDDSVQWSIGQFMSYITSGTKFTFNIYDDFEMYNFDQEPDGNALDLFLNDGVSDYGYEFTVDNYHINLFKKIGSDNSFAFVDSGNVSKISTTNDDTSIKTHILGEFSQKIDSSDKNSSDSMNGDDSEQVITAEYTSPHVNLYGIIDDEYFTDDSASSKDELLQHMKDKLQDYPLTQITLEYHEFKKNNLLQSVNDVGIGNSGFIKDRYDIDISARIIEITKYLHSPTNKEPEITFGNIIGDFADTLSQLNSNARNSAYKIITN, encoded by the coding sequence ATGCTTACAATTTATGATTTAAGAAATAAGGCTGCACCGTTAATCAATTATGGTGAGATTAAATTGAATGAAAAAGTTAATGCAGTAGCTCAATTGGATACCACTGTTTATGATTTTGATGAAAATGACGTTGGGTTTCAAATGATTCAAGAACGTTCAATTCTTGAGTTATCAGATAATGGTCAACAATACAGAATATTAAATCGTAGTGAAGATTCTCTAGGAATTGTTAAGGAAAAGAATATCACTGCATATCATGTACTTCATGATTTGAATGATCGTGTTATTCATAAGCCAGCTACATCGAAAGTATCTAATACTGAAGAAACTTCTACAGGCAATGCTATAGGAACAATCAACACTATGGAAGATGGCGGAGCGCCTATATACAGTGCTCCAGTTGCAGGTAAAATATTGTCAACTAGATTATCTAATGGATCTGATTGGAAAATTGATAAACAAGTAGTTGTTAATTCTACTAAATGGTATCGTGTTGCTACTAATGAGTGGATTAATGAAAAATATATTTCATTCGATAAAGATGGTGACGTAAAACCGGAGAATCCAACCATAACTAAAGTACTTGGCCGTGGGACCATAAAGGTTACAGCATCTGATGATTCCAATACTATCAATAACGGTGAAGCGACTCCTACAGGCAATGCCATTGGGACAATCAACACTATGGAAGATGGTGGAGCACCCACATACAGTGCTCCAGGTGGAAGCAATATTGTTAGCCACTTGTCTAATGGAACTATGTGGAAAATTAATTTAGTGAAGTCTATTGATAATGTTAATTGGTATTCAGTAGGTACTAATCAGTGGGTATCGGATAAATATCTTACCTTTGATAAAGATAGTGACGTAAAACCAGAAGAGCATGAAGTGACAGTGGTTTTAGGAAAAGGAACAATAAAACTACCTGAAAAATCTTCAAAAGATGACGACGATAAAAAATCTTCCGAATTGTACGATGCACCATTTTCTCCCCAACACAAACTTGGACGACAGCTGCCTAATAAAACAACATGGAAAATAACAGCAGAGGTATCCAGCGGAGCACAAGGAAAATCTTGGTATCGTGTCGGTGTTAATCAATGGGTAACGCAGGAAGTATTTGATTTCTCAAGTGCCTCAGACGTAAAACCACAAAAAATTGATGATTCTGCTAAATCAGTTCAAGTATTTGATTCTCCTGTATCACCTCAAAAAATGACCGGTCAGGAACTTGAAAATGGTACTCAATGGAGAATTAATGGATCTGTTAGTGATGGGGCAGGAGGCAAGTCTTGGTATCGTGTATCTACAAATGGATGGGTTGAACAGACAAATTTTGACTTTTCTGACAAATATGATGTGCAGCCTGAAGAAATTAAAGATGATAGTTCAGATGAAAAAGACGATTCGGTTCAGTGGTCCATAGGTCAATTCATGTCATATATAACTTCAGGTACTAAGTTTACCTTTAATATCTACGATGATTTCGAAATGTATAATTTTGATCAAGAACCTGATGGAAACGCCCTTGATTTATTTCTAAACGATGGGGTTAGTGATTATGGATATGAATTTACAGTAGATAATTATCACATTAATCTTTTTAAGAAAATTGGTAGTGATAATTCTTTTGCATTTGTCGATAGTGGAAATGTTTCAAAAATTAGTACAACGAATGATGACACATCTATTAAGACACATATTTTAGGTGAATTCAGTCAAAAAATTGATTCAAGTGATAAAAATTCTAGTGATTCAATGAATGGAGACGATTCAGAGCAAGTTATAACTGCGGAATATACTTCACCACATGTAAATCTATATGGAATTATTGACGATGAATATTTTACAGATGATTCAGCATCTTCGAAAGATGAGTTACTTCAGCATATGAAAGACAAGTTGCAAGATTATCCATTAACCCAAATCACTTTGGAGTATCACGAATTCAAAAAAAATAACCTACTCCAGTCAGTGAATGACGTGGGAATAGGAAATTCAGGATTCATTAAAGATAGATATGATATAGACATTTCTGCTCGAATAATTGAAATTACAAAGTATCTTCATTCGCCTACTAATAAAGAACCAGAAATTACATTCGGAAATATTATCGGTGATTTTGCAGATACTTTATCTCAGCTTAATAGTAATGCTAGAAATTCAGCATATAAAATAATTACAAATTAG
- a CDS encoding XkdX family protein, with translation MINLLKMEFGWGTLKKEDITGYIPSVISKEDFKAITGDEFTDD, from the coding sequence ATGATTAACTTACTAAAAATGGAATTTGGATGGGGAACTTTAAAGAAGGAAGATATTACTGGATATATTCCTTCTGTCATATCAAAGGAAGATTTTAAAGCCATTACAGGTGACGAATTTACTGACGACTAG
- the plsY gene encoding glycerol-3-phosphate 1-O-acyltransferase PlsY produces the protein MKLLVCAILAYLIGSFPTAYIVGKVFFHKNIFQYGSGNVGTTNAYRVFGPFAGTVVLIFDILKGTLGALMPVFFGLDRHWILFIGIFAVVGHVFSIFLKFRGGKAVATSAGILLAYNPLLFTLCFIFLALIVYLTSMVSVASLTTVLLFTIASLFMHDWILTAAAVIVTIIVFVRHIPNIKRLLKGKENLVPIGLAYKRQQKNDH, from the coding sequence ATGAAACTTCTCGTTTGTGCAATTTTAGCATATTTAATAGGCTCATTTCCGACCGCTTATATCGTTGGTAAAGTATTTTTCCATAAAAATATCTTTCAATACGGTAGTGGTAATGTGGGGACGACAAACGCCTATCGAGTATTTGGACCTTTTGCGGGTACCGTAGTTTTAATATTTGATATTTTAAAGGGGACTTTAGGAGCATTGATGCCAGTGTTCTTTGGGCTTGATCGTCATTGGATTTTATTCATTGGGATTTTTGCCGTAGTGGGACATGTATTCTCAATCTTTTTAAAATTTCGGGGAGGTAAAGCTGTTGCAACTAGTGCCGGAATTTTACTAGCTTACAATCCTCTACTATTTACACTCTGCTTCATTTTTCTAGCATTGATTGTCTATCTAACCAGTATGGTCAGTGTAGCAAGCCTTACAACAGTTCTACTATTCACCATTGCCTCATTATTCATGCATGACTGGATTTTAACTGCAGCAGCGGTGATAGTAACTATAATCGTATTTGTTCGTCACATACCCAATATCAAGCGTTTACTGAAAGGTAAGGAAAATCTTGTTCCAATTGGATTAGCCTATAAACGCCAACAAAAAAACGACCATTAA
- a CDS encoding phage holin family protein, with amino-acid sequence MNIIQNLDLINASELALIALCCYVLTSGIKKTKIKNAYMPFISMAVGILIGIIVALAYHDNDIVKAGLAGFLVGGWTAGLFTGIKATFGGYDLDNDTSSSTKLTEVTPPKYESNVNIRRD; translated from the coding sequence ATGAATATAATTCAAAATTTAGATTTAATCAATGCTAGTGAATTGGCGCTGATAGCATTATGTTGTTATGTTTTAACAAGTGGAATTAAAAAAACAAAAATCAAAAATGCCTATATGCCGTTTATTTCAATGGCTGTGGGCATTTTGATTGGAATCATTGTTGCTTTAGCATATCACGATAATGATATTGTTAAAGCTGGATTAGCCGGTTTCCTAGTCGGTGGTTGGACCGCTGGACTATTCACTGGGATTAAGGCAACATTCGGGGGCTACGACTTAGACAACGACACTAGTTCGTCGACAAAATTAACAGAGGTCACACCTCCAAAATATGAGTCTAATGTCAATATAAGGAGAGACTAA
- a CDS encoding phage tail tape measure protein: MADDGQVIIKVKVETDDANKKIDGIKKSLMATDLGDGIKVELDDVSKSAKSAGKEIDDFGNSAAGSRRKTDEDSQSLDKNKKSFKELQGQIKLSASAYKILSEANDKVGNKYQANVYKLKSYNKSLEEVSNTMKRQSDSIDKLKAEHGEESNEVKKATASYKVLEANQQQLVLSSQKLYKAYGNITPKMAEAADKAVGIGNKFKAVGDRIDKIGDGMSKRFTVPIVTALGYATKSAIDFESQIQSMGSLLDDGSVSASALKKELENLGSASKKWSTQYGVSTTKINSGMEELIKKGYSYNQVLGAMPSLLNASRASGDDFNEVMSVSTSTLEQFGLKSNDTAKMLKNTQRVTDGLTYVANKTSAGFSDMGYAMEYVGPVAHGLNISLEQTASAIGLMSNQGIEGQKAGTALRGALSALLTPSRQNREGFDKLGISVEAFKKGTITLPDIIDSIKTKSSGMTKQQLQSNLALAFGTEAQSGMNILVNEGGDALRNLTGETKNATGYTKKLADTMNQTSQANAQKLKESLHVLAITAGQELVPEVNDIIKNITSLLKQFNDLDDGTKKMIVNTALVVAAGGPALSLIGNISKGLGNIILTGPKMLNFFAKVKNGTSETSTVLKVASKSAEELGAGTEIGAKGATKLATKTAEAGTKTGLFGRTLTALIPELGATGVSLGSLLLPIAGVTAAFVGVAAVSYFAIKAHNEHEKKIKEYKKNIR, translated from the coding sequence GTTAGCAAGTCTGCTAAATCAGCTGGAAAAGAAATAGATGATTTTGGTAATAGTGCAGCAGGGTCTAGAAGAAAGACTGATGAAGATAGTCAGTCTTTGGATAAGAATAAAAAATCTTTTAAAGAACTCCAAGGGCAGATCAAACTATCCGCATCAGCCTATAAAATATTATCTGAAGCTAATGATAAGGTCGGTAACAAATACCAGGCTAATGTCTATAAATTAAAAAGTTACAATAAATCACTTGAGGAAGTCTCTAATACCATGAAGAGACAGAGTGACAGTATTGACAAACTTAAGGCTGAACATGGTGAAGAATCTAATGAAGTAAAGAAGGCTACTGCCTCATATAAAGTACTTGAGGCTAATCAACAACAATTAGTGCTTTCATCGCAAAAACTTTATAAGGCATATGGAAATATAACCCCTAAAATGGCTGAAGCTGCTGATAAAGCCGTAGGGATTGGTAACAAGTTTAAAGCAGTCGGCGACCGTATAGATAAAATCGGCGATGGTATGAGTAAAAGATTCACCGTTCCCATAGTTACTGCTTTGGGATATGCTACAAAATCAGCAATTGATTTTGAATCGCAAATTCAATCGATGGGATCACTTTTAGATGATGGTTCTGTTTCAGCTTCTGCATTAAAAAAAGAGCTTGAGAATCTGGGAAGTGCTTCTAAAAAGTGGTCAACGCAGTATGGTGTATCAACTACTAAAATTAATTCCGGAATGGAAGAATTGATTAAAAAAGGTTACTCATACAACCAGGTATTGGGAGCAATGCCAAGTTTGCTGAATGCATCGAGAGCATCTGGTGATGACTTTAATGAAGTAATGAGTGTATCTACGTCTACTCTTGAACAATTCGGTCTTAAATCAAACGATACTGCAAAGATGTTAAAAAATACGCAGCGTGTTACTGACGGACTTACTTATGTAGCTAACAAAACTTCAGCTGGATTTAGTGATATGGGATATGCAATGGAATACGTTGGTCCAGTAGCTCATGGGTTAAATATAAGCCTAGAACAGACAGCTTCCGCAATTGGATTAATGTCTAATCAAGGAATCGAAGGTCAAAAGGCCGGAACCGCTTTGCGTGGTGCATTGTCAGCATTACTGACACCATCTAGGCAAAACCGTGAAGGATTCGATAAGCTTGGTATATCAGTGGAAGCATTTAAGAAAGGGACTATTACACTTCCAGATATTATAGATAGTATTAAAACGAAATCCTCAGGTATGACAAAACAACAACTTCAATCTAATTTAGCATTAGCGTTTGGTACTGAAGCTCAGTCTGGAATGAACATTTTAGTTAATGAAGGTGGGGATGCGCTTAGGAATCTTACTGGTGAGACTAAGAATGCCACTGGATATACTAAGAAACTTGCTGATACGATGAATCAGACCTCTCAAGCTAACGCTCAAAAGTTAAAAGAATCACTACATGTTTTAGCTATTACAGCAGGACAAGAATTGGTACCAGAAGTTAATGATATTATCAAAAATATTACTTCTTTATTAAAACAGTTCAATGACTTAGATGACGGAACTAAAAAAATGATTGTTAATACTGCGCTAGTTGTAGCTGCAGGTGGTCCCGCCTTAAGCTTGATAGGAAATATTAGTAAAGGACTTGGTAATATTATATTAACAGGTCCTAAAATGTTGAATTTCTTTGCTAAAGTGAAAAATGGAACTTCTGAAACTAGTACTGTACTTAAAGTAGCATCAAAAAGTGCTGAGGAATTAGGTGCCGGTACCGAAATCGGGGCTAAAGGTGCTACTAAATTAGCCACCAAAACAGCAGAAGCGGGTACCAAAACCGGTTTATTTGGTAGAACCTTAACAGCCTTAATACCTGAGCTTGGTGCGACTGGTGTTTCTTTAGGATCACTGTTATTACCGATTGCTGGTGTGACTGCGGCATTTGTTGGAGTGGCTGCTGTGTCCTATTTTGCAATTAAAGCTCATAACGAGCATGAAAAGAAAATCAAAGAATATAAAAAAAACATTAGATGA
- a CDS encoding phage tail domain-containing protein has translation MRTLVIQRLDGTTYDLDALGIKVIEFSPPSPNYTNATVQVGRYGERVVGTSVGQRQIPISMDVFASNDLTIVMKRNKFFQIFDSIEEFYVIDMRLPMIRWKVRAEQQPFKFYENWHMGGDVSFNLICSDGYSETVDSTLNIDDLSKWAIGGMNIPLNLSVKYKFNEAEFDVFNASNIDILAEEKPYRIIYKGAANFLTISNETTNQTFKINRNFSSTNSFELYGAWPFLDGESVYADGNHELIDLKKGWNHFKIGGCQGNFEVAIDTRFYY, from the coding sequence ATGAGAACTTTAGTTATTCAAAGACTGGATGGAACCACTTATGATTTAGACGCTTTAGGGATTAAAGTAATTGAATTCTCACCACCATCACCAAATTATACAAACGCTACGGTTCAAGTTGGTAGATATGGTGAACGGGTTGTTGGAACATCGGTGGGGCAAAGACAGATACCTATTTCTATGGATGTGTTTGCATCAAATGATTTAACAATCGTTATGAAACGTAATAAATTTTTTCAGATTTTTGATTCAATAGAGGAATTTTATGTAATTGATATGCGTCTTCCAATGATCAGATGGAAGGTTAGAGCCGAGCAACAGCCGTTTAAATTCTATGAAAATTGGCATATGGGTGGTGACGTCTCATTCAATTTGATTTGCTCAGATGGATATTCAGAAACTGTTGATTCAACGTTAAATATTGATGATTTATCTAAATGGGCAATTGGAGGGATGAATATTCCACTGAATCTATCCGTTAAGTACAAGTTTAACGAGGCTGAATTTGATGTGTTTAACGCTTCAAATATAGATATATTGGCTGAGGAGAAGCCATATCGGATCATTTATAAAGGTGCAGCCAATTTCTTAACTATATCTAATGAAACAACAAATCAAACTTTTAAAATCAATAGAAACTTCTCATCTACTAATAGTTTTGAACTGTACGGTGCATGGCCATTTTTAGATGGGGAGTCAGTATATGCTGATGGTAACCATGAGTTAATTGATTTAAAAAAAGGTTGGAATCATTTTAAAATAGGCGGATGTCAAGGCAACTTTGAAGTTGCAATTGATACCCGCTTTTATTATTAG
- the parE gene encoding DNA topoisomerase IV subunit B, with protein sequence MPKSSYDDSSIQILEGLEAVRKRPGMYIGSTDSRGLHHLVYEIVDNAVDEALSGYGKEINVSINHDNSITVVDHGRGMPTGMHASGKPTIEVILTVLHAGGKFSENSYKTSGGLHGVGSSVVNALSEWMTVRVVRDHKVYEERFENGGHPVGTLRKTGTTKEENGTTISFKPDASIFQTTKFNYDTLAERLRESAFLLKGVKFTITDLRGDEEHGDVFHYEDGIQSFVKYLNEGKDTIGGIFYIEGENSDIEIEFSGQYNDGYSENIISFVNNVRTTDGGTHESGMKSGLTKAFNDYARKVGLLKESSKNLEGSDVREGLSAIISVRIPEEILQFEGQTKGKLGTAQARSAVDQLVYEQMSFYLMENGEQAQTLVKKALKAREAREAARKARETTRNGKKNKKTDGLLSGKLTPAQSKNAKKNELFLVEGDSAGGSAKQGRDRKFQAILPLRGKVLNTQKAKLDEIYKNEEINTMIYTIGAGVGADFKLEDRNYDKIIIMTDADDDGSHIQILLLTFFYRYMRPLVDAGHVYIALPPLYKLQKGKGDKTKMQYCWTPDELQEAIKKMGKGYELQRFKGLGEMNADQLWNTTMDPESRILIRVNIDDTALAERRVTTLMGDKVKPRREWIEKNVRFNGTEEGDNILEKVDDTDPVDNKIVDDLLNKE encoded by the coding sequence ATGCCAAAATCATCTTATGATGATTCGTCAATCCAGATCTTGGAAGGCTTAGAGGCCGTTCGTAAGAGACCAGGTATGTACATTGGATCAACTGATTCACGTGGACTGCACCACTTGGTATACGAAATTGTTGATAATGCAGTTGACGAAGCTCTATCAGGATATGGAAAAGAAATAAATGTGTCAATTAACCATGATAACAGTATTACTGTTGTTGACCATGGACGTGGAATGCCAACAGGGATGCATGCTAGTGGGAAACCCACTATTGAAGTTATCCTAACGGTTCTTCACGCTGGTGGTAAGTTCTCAGAAAATAGCTACAAAACGTCTGGTGGTTTGCACGGTGTAGGTTCGTCAGTTGTTAATGCTTTATCTGAATGGATGACGGTTCGTGTTGTACGTGATCATAAAGTTTACGAAGAACGTTTTGAAAATGGTGGGCATCCAGTGGGTACGTTAAGGAAAACTGGAACTACCAAAGAAGAAAATGGAACTACAATTAGTTTTAAGCCAGACGCATCGATCTTTCAAACAACTAAATTTAATTATGATACGTTAGCTGAAAGACTACGAGAATCAGCCTTTTTGTTAAAAGGAGTTAAGTTTACTATCACTGATTTACGTGGTGATGAAGAACATGGCGATGTTTTCCATTATGAAGATGGGATTCAATCATTTGTTAAATATTTGAATGAAGGCAAAGATACGATCGGTGGAATCTTTTATATTGAAGGTGAAAATTCGGATATCGAAATCGAATTCTCAGGTCAATATAATGATGGGTATTCCGAGAACATTATTTCATTTGTAAATAATGTTAGAACCACTGATGGTGGTACTCATGAATCAGGAATGAAATCAGGATTAACTAAGGCCTTTAATGATTACGCTAGAAAAGTGGGATTATTAAAGGAAAGCAGTAAAAATCTTGAAGGTAGTGATGTCCGTGAAGGATTGTCTGCAATCATCTCGGTACGTATTCCGGAGGAAATCCTTCAGTTTGAAGGTCAAACTAAAGGTAAACTTGGAACAGCTCAAGCTAGATCAGCAGTTGATCAGCTAGTTTATGAGCAGATGAGCTTTTATTTGATGGAAAATGGGGAACAGGCCCAAACTCTTGTTAAAAAGGCTCTGAAGGCACGTGAGGCACGTGAGGCGGCTAGAAAAGCTCGTGAAACTACTAGAAATGGCAAAAAAAATAAAAAGACTGATGGATTATTGTCTGGTAAGTTAACTCCAGCCCAGTCTAAAAACGCCAAAAAGAATGAACTCTTCTTAGTTGAGGGTGATTCAGCCGGTGGTTCTGCTAAACAAGGTAGAGATCGTAAATTCCAAGCTATCTTACCCTTACGAGGTAAAGTACTTAATACACAAAAAGCAAAATTAGATGAGATTTATAAAAATGAAGAAATCAATACAATGATTTATACAATTGGTGCCGGAGTTGGTGCTGATTTCAAACTGGAAGACAGAAACTACGACAAAATCATTATTATGACCGATGCTGATGATGATGGGTCACATATTCAAATATTACTTTTGACGTTCTTTTATCGTTATATGAGACCTTTAGTTGATGCTGGACATGTTTATATTGCATTACCACCTTTATATAAACTTCAAAAAGGTAAAGGAGATAAGACAAAGATGCAGTATTGTTGGACTCCTGATGAACTTCAAGAAGCTATCAAGAAGATGGGTAAAGGATATGAACTACAAAGATTCAAGGGGCTTGGTGAGATGAATGCTGATCAGTTGTGGAATACAACTATGGATCCAGAGTCAAGAATATTGATTCGTGTAAATATTGACGATACAGCTCTTGCTGAAAGACGTGTAACTACTCTTATGGGTGACAAGGTTAAGCCAAGACGTGAATGGATCGAAAAAAACGTTCGCTTTAATGGTACTGAAGAGGGTGACAATATTTTGGAAAAAGTTGATGATACAGATCCAGTAGATAATAAAATCGTTGACGATTTATTGAACAAGGAATAG
- a CDS encoding BppU family phage baseplate upper protein, with amino-acid sequence MVDLGTTTENGMSVIPPLQNPASPNYEKLNTDIPLEQPLIFYLDNSKTFYLTHESTIDEDTHSPQNVVNTLTKERIFEQVNIRQGQSGMQHINCLFLTKDGPVDLTNVVIRFAGKDASEAEISDDEIFDTTQANLGRLTWKPSAVISQVAGRYKTAHFVIENADRTNVLTTLDFTINIIANDVSYPRALAFYMSEYQRALFHIKEMETNADKQLNYLLNFESVVISDSLNNLKIQVQESIDNANEKLKAGTDKVDQFISISNNKLTAVNASIDDAQKRMNGIDSQIKSNNILTNDTVIGTMQSALDSGQITINVDNLILDHVVSARIDELNDYITESEGGIV; translated from the coding sequence ATGGTAGATCTTGGAACGACAACAGAAAATGGAATGTCAGTTATACCGCCTCTTCAAAATCCGGCTAGTCCAAATTATGAGAAGTTAAATACAGATATACCATTAGAACAACCACTAATTTTTTATTTGGATAATTCTAAGACATTCTATTTGACTCACGAATCAACAATAGACGAGGACACTCATTCACCGCAAAATGTTGTTAACACATTAACAAAAGAGCGCATATTTGAACAAGTTAACATTCGACAAGGTCAATCTGGCATGCAGCATATTAATTGCTTGTTTCTCACAAAAGATGGTCCAGTTGATTTAACGAATGTTGTTATACGTTTTGCTGGTAAAGACGCGAGTGAAGCAGAAATTTCAGATGATGAAATATTTGACACAACTCAAGCAAATTTAGGACGATTAACTTGGAAACCAAGTGCAGTGATCTCTCAGGTTGCAGGAAGATACAAGACGGCTCATTTCGTTATTGAAAATGCTGATAGAACCAATGTTTTAACAACATTAGATTTTACGATTAATATTATTGCCAATGACGTGAGCTATCCACGCGCATTGGCTTTTTATATGTCTGAATATCAACGAGCTTTATTTCATATAAAAGAAATGGAAACAAATGCAGATAAACAACTAAATTATTTATTGAATTTCGAATCTGTTGTTATTTCTGATTCGTTAAACAATTTAAAAATTCAAGTTCAAGAATCAATTGACAATGCAAATGAAAAATTGAAAGCAGGAACTGACAAAGTTGATCAATTTATTAGTATTTCAAATAATAAGTTAACTGCTGTTAATGCAAGTATTGACGATGCTCAAAAGAGAATGAATGGGATTGATTCTCAAATTAAAAGTAACAATATTTTAACAAACGACACCGTTATTGGAACAATGCAATCGGCTTTGGACAGTGGACAGATAACAATTAACGTTGATAATTTGATATTAGATCATGTTGTATCAGCTAGAATCGATGAATTGAATGACTACATAACTGAGTCAGAAGGAGGAATTGTCTAA